A single window of Arcobacter venerupis DNA harbors:
- the ribA gene encoding GTP cyclohydrolase II, with protein MNIEISKIANLPTSYGDFKIQSFKQNDKEHLAIFTYTLPSIPTVRIHSECLTGDVFKSLKCDCGEQLDFALKQIQKDGGMVIYLRQEGRGIGLFNKVNAYSLQDLGHDTIKANELLGFKQDYRDYKIVDEILKHFNIKKIKLMTNNPLKLTSLKHTKIVKRVPIIINSCEYNYEYLETKKEKMGHLL; from the coding sequence ATGAATATAGAAATATCAAAAATAGCAAATTTACCCACTTCATATGGGGATTTTAAAATACAATCTTTTAAACAAAATGATAAAGAACATTTAGCCATATTTACATATACACTTCCTTCAATTCCAACCGTTAGAATTCATTCAGAGTGTCTAACTGGAGATGTTTTTAAAAGTTTAAAATGTGATTGTGGTGAACAGTTAGACTTTGCATTAAAGCAGATTCAAAAAGATGGTGGAATGGTTATTTACTTAAGACAAGAAGGACGAGGAATTGGACTTTTTAATAAGGTAAATGCATATTCTTTACAAGATTTAGGACATGATACAATAAAAGCAAATGAGCTTTTAGGCTTCAAACAAGATTATCGAGATTACAAAATAGTGGATGAAATTTTAAAACATTTTAATATAAAAAAAATAAAACTAATGACAAATAATCCTTTAAAATTAACATCATTAAAACATACTAAAATAGTAAAAAGAGTTCCGATTATTATAAATAGTTGTGAATATAATTATGAATATTTAGAAACAAAAAAAGAGAAAATGGGGCATTTACTATAA
- a CDS encoding DUF4910 domain-containing protein, whose product MKNIGQEMYNWAVDLFPINRSLSGNGVRETLHYIKNIIPELNILEVPSGTKCFDWTIPKEWNCDDGYIIDPDGNKICDFKINNLHIVGYSTPIDKDIEFEELIEHLYYIEEEPSAIPYITSYYTERWGFCLTFNEFKKLKRGRYKVRINSELKNGNLTYGEIKLKGKSEKEIFLSTYVCHPSMANNELSGPVVTTALVNFIKLIANRKYSYRIVFIPETIGSIMYISKNLDAMKKYIIAGFNITTIGDNKSYSYIPTRYGNTLADKVSKHILQNTDYIEYSFLDRGSDERQYCSPGVDLPIATICRTKYHEYPEYHTSLDDLSFISPEGLYGGYDKIKKAIELIECNQYYKINVLCEPQLGKRGLYPTISTKASNDVVKKMMDFLAYADGNNDLIDIANIIGVQAEELFGIIEEMKKANLIDVA is encoded by the coding sequence ATGAAGAATATTGGACAAGAAATGTACAATTGGGCAGTAGATTTGTTCCCTATTAACAGAAGTTTATCTGGGAATGGAGTAAGAGAAACATTGCATTATATTAAAAATATAATCCCTGAACTAAATATACTTGAAGTTCCTAGTGGAACAAAATGTTTTGATTGGACAATCCCAAAAGAGTGGAATTGTGATGATGGGTATATTATTGACCCAGATGGAAATAAAATTTGTGATTTTAAGATTAATAACTTACATATTGTTGGATATTCTACACCTATTGATAAAGATATTGAATTTGAGGAACTTATAGAACATTTATATTATATAGAGGAAGAACCTTCTGCAATACCTTATATCACATCATACTATACAGAAAGATGGGGATTTTGTTTAACTTTTAATGAATTCAAGAAACTAAAGAGAGGAAGGTATAAAGTTAGAATTAATAGCGAATTAAAAAATGGAAATTTAACTTATGGAGAAATTAAATTAAAAGGAAAGAGCGAAAAAGAAATTTTTTTATCTACTTATGTATGTCATCCATCAATGGCAAACAATGAATTATCTGGCCCAGTAGTAACAACGGCATTAGTTAATTTTATCAAATTAATCGCAAATAGGAAATACTCATATAGAATAGTATTTATTCCTGAAACTATAGGTTCAATTATGTATATTAGTAAAAATCTTGATGCTATGAAAAAATATATAATTGCGGGCTTTAATATTACTACTATTGGTGATAATAAAAGCTATTCTTATATTCCAACAAGATATGGGAATACATTAGCTGATAAAGTATCTAAACATATTTTACAAAATACGGACTATATTGAATATAGTTTTTTAGATAGAGGTAGTGATGAAAGACAATATTGTTCTCCAGGAGTAGATTTGCCAATAGCTACAATATGTAGAACTAAATATCATGAGTATCCAGAATATCATACTTCATTAGATGATTTAAGTTTTATCTCTCCAGAGGGCTTATATGGTGGATATGATAAAATTAAAAAAGCAATAGAGTTGATTGAATGTAATCAATATTATAAAATAAATGTTTTATGTGAACCTCAATTAGGGAAAAGAGGTTTATATCCAACTATTTCAACAAAAGCTTCTAATGATGTTGTTAAAAAGATGATGGATTTTTTAGCTTATGCAGATGGTAATAATGACTTAATTGACATTGCAAATATTATTGGTGTTCAAGCAGAGGAACTTTTTGGAATAATAGAAGAAATGAAAAAAGCAAATTTAATAGATGTTGCATAA
- a CDS encoding GNAT family N-acetyltransferase produces MINKIKNPTTEYTLLETVANDKWDKFVNESSNGTIFSISTYLKGCDVKYKLFYCYKKDELRAAVATIENKNENSLVLDDFIIYNGIMYNKPTNKQNHSQQFSEQFKIQEFILKELTNIYKNIELRLHPSIVDIRGILWINFGTKFPKYTPDIRYTSYLDISDFRTANKLEDISIYKKASTSRRQQIRYAIKKEYQVKTISDISLLVEFYRKTMNRQNIEVENQMLNTMKNLVSALLDNNMGKIYASYDEFNEIGSIVFFAWDTKRAYYIFGANDPAKRDGHSGTNVLWETFYDLSKKGINEVDLEGINSPKRGWFKLSFGGDILPYYEVKYRS; encoded by the coding sequence ATGATAAATAAAATAAAAAATCCTACAACAGAATATACCCTATTAGAAACTGTAGCAAATGATAAATGGGATAAATTTGTTAATGAGTCATCAAATGGTACAATTTTTTCTATTTCTACATATTTAAAAGGATGTGATGTAAAATATAAACTTTTTTATTGTTATAAAAAAGATGAACTTAGAGCAGCAGTAGCTACTATAGAAAATAAAAATGAAAACTCTTTGGTTTTAGATGATTTTATTATTTATAATGGAATTATGTATAACAAACCAACAAATAAACAAAATCATTCTCAACAATTTTCTGAACAATTTAAAATACAAGAATTTATCTTAAAAGAACTTACTAATATTTACAAGAATATAGAACTTCGTTTACATCCAAGTATTGTAGATATACGAGGAATTTTATGGATAAACTTTGGAACTAAATTTCCTAAATATACTCCTGACATAAGATATACTTCATATCTAGATATATCAGATTTTAGAACAGCAAACAAACTTGAAGATATTAGTATTTATAAAAAAGCTTCAACATCAAGAAGACAACAAATTAGATATGCAATAAAAAAAGAGTATCAAGTAAAAACTATTTCAGATATTTCTTTACTTGTAGAGTTTTATAGAAAAACAATGAATAGGCAAAATATTGAAGTTGAAAATCAAATGTTAAATACTATGAAAAATCTAGTATCAGCTCTACTTGATAATAATATGGGGAAAATTTATGCTAGTTATGATGAATTTAATGAGATTGGAAGTATAGTATTTTTTGCATGGGATACGAAAAGAGCATACTATATTTTTGGAGCGAATGATCCAGCAAAGAGAGATGGACATAGTGGAACAAATGTACTTTGGGAAACTTTTTATGATTTAAGTAAAAAAGGCATTAACGAAGTAGATTTAGAAGGTATTAATTCACCTAAAAGAGGTTGGTTTAAACTTAGTTTTGGTGGAGATATATTGCCATATTATGAAGTAAAGTACAGGAGTTAA
- a CDS encoding metal ABC transporter solute-binding protein, Zn/Mn family, translating into MKFIIAIFLLLNIVYAQTNVVVSILPQQTFVEKIGGDKVKVSAMVKPGSDPHTYEPKPSQMKDISNANIYFPIGLEFEKTWLDKFATQNKNMKFVEMTKGIELLEMAKHNHHHEEEQNKSEELPFEWAGVFDLKKGTYNWSFSKTQGNYAETTMKMFIIKADNNSANLIESYTKTAKDIFEKDKTSTANNNDSLETTNSFYELNFDDKKDISTFKIEVKEDGKYIFFTQHQPTEFEGEEHFFKDLASNDVEAIESFPKEDEHHHGKDPHTWTSPDNVKIMAKNIYDALVEVDSINKDYYKTNYDKFIEEINQTDKKIKTILSDLPKDSKFMVFHPSWGYFAKEYGLVQLPIEVEGKEPKPKMLQKIIEEAKEQNVKAIFTQSEFSDKSAKTIANELKIKVIKETPLAKDWSENLIKMANAIANHN; encoded by the coding sequence ATGAAATTTATAATTGCAATATTTTTACTGTTAAATATTGTTTATGCACAAACAAATGTAGTTGTAAGTATCTTACCTCAACAAACATTTGTAGAAAAAATTGGTGGAGATAAAGTTAAAGTAAGCGCAATGGTAAAACCAGGAAGTGACCCACACACTTATGAGCCAAAACCCTCGCAAATGAAAGATATTTCAAATGCAAATATCTATTTCCCAATAGGTTTAGAGTTTGAAAAGACATGGCTTGATAAATTTGCAACTCAAAATAAAAACATGAAATTTGTCGAAATGACAAAAGGCATAGAATTACTTGAAATGGCAAAACATAACCATCATCATGAGGAAGAACAAAATAAAAGTGAAGAACTTCCTTTTGAGTGGGCTGGAGTTTTTGATTTAAAAAAAGGTACATATAACTGGAGCTTTTCAAAAACACAGGGAAATTATGCCGAAACAACAATGAAAATGTTTATCATAAAAGCTGATAATAATAGTGCTAATTTAATAGAATCTTATACAAAAACAGCAAAAGATATATTTGAAAAAGATAAAACTTCAACTGCAAATAATAATGATTCACTTGAAACAACTAACTCTTTTTATGAACTAAATTTTGATGATAAAAAAGATATATCAACTTTCAAAATTGAAGTTAAAGAAGATGGAAAATACATCTTTTTTACGCAACATCAACCAACAGAGTTTGAGGGAGAAGAACATTTCTTTAAAGATTTAGCTTCAAATGATGTGGAAGCAATTGAAAGTTTTCCAAAAGAAGATGAACATCATCATGGAAAAGATCCACATACTTGGACAAGTCCTGATAATGTAAAAATTATGGCAAAAAATATTTATGATGCTTTAGTTGAAGTTGATTCTATCAACAAAGATTATTACAAAACTAACTATGACAAGTTTATTGAAGAGATAAATCAAACTGATAAAAAAATAAAAACTATTTTAAGTGATTTACCAAAAGATTCTAAATTCATGGTGTTTCATCCATCTTGGGGATATTTTGCAAAAGAGTATGGTTTAGTTCAATTACCAATTGAAGTTGAGGGTAAAGAGCCAAAACCTAAAATGCTTCAAAAAATTATTGAAGAAGCAAAAGAACAAAACGTAAAAGCTATTTTCACTCAAAGTGAATTTTCAGATAAAAGCGCAAAAACTATAGCAAACGAGTTAAAAATAAAAGTTATAAAAGAGACTCCATTAGCAAAAGATTGGTCTGAAAACTTGATAAAAATGGCAAATGCCATTGCTAACCACAATTAG
- a CDS encoding methyltransferase domain-containing protein translates to MSQQIFWNGKFSKADYFYGTKPNEFLASKIELIKNKKKLLCLGEGEGRNALFFAKNGFEVSAIDASDVGLAKLDLKSKEENLEIKTFCMDLNHWKADENYDVIVASYLHMFKDERKNLFEKIENSLYSNGYFIGEFFSTKQLTYNSGGPKDLELLYTIEDFENHFLFCKKELSEEIVTLDEGIGHQGEACVIRVVIQKN, encoded by the coding sequence ATGAGCCAACAAATATTTTGGAATGGAAAATTCTCAAAAGCTGATTATTTTTATGGAACAAAACCAAATGAATTTTTAGCTTCAAAAATTGAGTTAATAAAAAATAAAAAAAAGCTTTTATGCTTAGGTGAAGGTGAAGGTAGGAATGCACTTTTTTTTGCAAAAAATGGTTTTGAAGTTAGTGCAATTGATGCTTCTGATGTAGGTTTAGCAAAACTTGATTTAAAAAGTAAAGAAGAGAATTTAGAGATAAAAACTTTTTGTATGGACTTAAATCATTGGAAAGCAGATGAAAATTACGATGTAATCGTAGCTTCATATTTACATATGTTTAAAGATGAAAGAAAAAATTTGTTTGAAAAGATTGAGAACTCTTTATACTCAAATGGTTACTTTATAGGTGAGTTTTTTTCAACAAAACAGTTAACATATAATAGCGGTGGTCCAAAAGATTTAGAGCTTTTATATACAATAGAGGATTTTGAAAATCATTTCTTATTTTGTAAAAAAGAGTTAAGTGAAGAGATTGTAACTTTAGATGAAGGAATTGGCCATCAAGGCGAAGCTTGTGTAATTAGAGTTGTTATTCAAAAGAATTAA
- the metH gene encoding methionine synthase, whose product MLETIKNLIKQKVLIIDGAMGTQLQLADIKQEEWLFEEQDLEGCNELLNLTAPHVLETIHDDYAKSGADLICTNTFGSMPWVLDEYKIGHMSYELSRLGAQLVKKSCEKYSTPEKPRFVVASIGPGTKLPSLGHIKYDEMYEGYKIMANGLVDGGCDIFLLETCQDPLQIKAALHALNDAAPHIPIMVSVTIELSGTMLIGTDAMTIAAILSPFNILSLGFNCGTGPKQVHKHVKTLSEVCRFPISVHANAGLPQNRGGKTYYPMQPDEFTSLQMEFLKINGVSFLGGCCGTTPEHIETLSKATQGIIPLKSCGFLKASLASLFGTVPLKQEPAPLLIGERSNATGSKAFRELLKANDYEGTLSVGQQQVRAGAHVIDVSVGFAGRDERKDMDEVTALYSQKVALPLMPDSTQIYALEAALKQIGGRAIINSVNLEDGEEKFDAVCKLAKKFGAALVCLVIDEVGMAKTKEDKIRIGERIFDLCVNRHGFDPADLVFDMLTFTIGSGDDEYRTAGMETMEAIREFQILHPEVGTTLGLSNISFGLDIKARIYLNSIYLDHCVRAGLTSAIVNVKHILPLNKISDEDRAACDNLIFNNHENGDPLFAFIEHFSNVEAQEEQTDEEYQNMPPLEKVQKLLLDGDKDRLLPLVEELRHTIKPETIVNEWLIDGMKIIGELFGSGQMQLPFVLQSAETMKATVDALNPYLPKEEKDSETTLILGTVRGDVHDVGKNLVDIILSNNGFKVVNVGIKAGLDTFIDKLQEHNAHAIGMSGLLVKSTAVMKENLEELQRLGIKVPVLLGGAALTKNFIDEYCRPFYDGPIFYCRDAFDGVVSMQRIEKGDENNTALAADLIKIVDTSNRVEEEAVVIPPYEEIPLPEKGTFTFPPIWDRVAKTGAKLDKELIFKWINHRVLFRQRWGYKRGKQDSTAFLKYEEEVVEPTYQALKAELLDKNIFEPIAIYAYYPCISHDNKLYIFDKKYLFNTLEESKNVPPLSEAIKVLEFPRQKRKPFRCIPDFFANDRLDVVAFTLASAGLKISDYERSLYDKGEFTKYYQVHGLGVELAEALAEVLHKQIRLDLDIVPKEGHTLNDVQMKQYVGCRYSPGYAACPDLAMNRDIFDLLNPEEFGIELSETFQMHPEQTTCAIVVTHKEANYYNI is encoded by the coding sequence ATGTTAGAAACAATAAAAAATTTAATTAAACAAAAAGTTTTGATAATAGATGGAGCTATGGGAACACAGCTTCAACTAGCAGATATAAAACAAGAAGAATGGCTATTTGAAGAACAAGATTTAGAGGGTTGTAATGAACTTTTAAATTTAACTGCACCACATGTTTTAGAAACTATTCATGATGATTATGCCAAATCAGGCGCTGATTTAATATGTACAAATACTTTTGGTTCAATGCCTTGGGTTTTAGATGAATATAAAATTGGACATATGTCATATGAATTATCACGACTTGGAGCGCAGCTAGTAAAAAAATCTTGTGAAAAATATAGTACACCTGAAAAACCAAGATTTGTCGTAGCTTCTATTGGCCCTGGAACAAAATTACCATCACTTGGACACATCAAATATGATGAAATGTACGAGGGTTATAAAATCATGGCAAATGGTTTGGTTGATGGTGGATGTGATATTTTTTTACTTGAAACTTGCCAAGACCCACTTCAAATAAAAGCTGCACTTCATGCCTTAAATGATGCAGCACCGCATATTCCAATTATGGTGTCAGTTACTATTGAACTTTCAGGAACTATGCTTATTGGAACTGATGCTATGACAATAGCTGCAATTTTAAGTCCATTTAATATTTTATCTTTAGGATTTAACTGTGGAACTGGACCTAAACAAGTTCATAAACATGTAAAAACTTTAAGTGAAGTTTGTAGATTCCCAATTTCAGTTCATGCAAATGCAGGTTTACCTCAAAACAGAGGTGGAAAAACTTATTATCCAATGCAACCAGATGAATTTACATCTTTACAAATGGAGTTTTTAAAAATAAACGGAGTTTCATTTTTAGGTGGTTGTTGTGGAACAACACCTGAACATATCGAAACTTTATCTAAAGCAACGCAAGGAATAATTCCTTTAAAATCTTGCGGATTTTTAAAAGCATCATTAGCTTCACTTTTTGGAACAGTTCCTCTAAAACAAGAGCCAGCACCTCTACTTATTGGTGAGCGTTCAAATGCAACTGGTTCAAAAGCTTTTAGAGAGTTATTAAAAGCTAATGATTATGAGGGAACGTTAAGTGTTGGACAACAACAAGTAAGGGCTGGTGCTCACGTAATTGATGTTTCTGTTGGATTTGCTGGACGTGATGAGAGAAAAGATATGGATGAGGTAACTGCACTTTATTCACAAAAAGTTGCCCTTCCTTTAATGCCAGATTCAACTCAAATTTATGCCCTTGAAGCTGCATTAAAACAAATAGGCGGACGTGCTATTATCAACTCTGTGAATTTAGAAGATGGTGAAGAGAAATTTGATGCGGTTTGTAAATTAGCTAAAAAATTTGGAGCTGCACTTGTTTGTTTGGTTATTGATGAAGTTGGAATGGCAAAAACAAAAGAAGATAAAATCAGAATAGGTGAGAGAATCTTTGATTTATGTGTAAATAGACATGGATTTGACCCTGCTGATTTAGTATTTGATATGCTTACATTTACTATAGGTTCTGGTGATGATGAGTATAGAACTGCTGGAATGGAAACAATGGAAGCAATTCGTGAGTTTCAGATTTTACATCCAGAAGTGGGAACTACATTAGGGCTTTCAAATATCTCTTTTGGACTTGATATAAAAGCTAGAATTTATCTGAACTCTATTTATTTAGACCATTGCGTAAGAGCTGGGTTAACATCTGCTATTGTAAATGTAAAACATATTTTACCCCTAAATAAAATAAGTGATGAAGATAGAGCTGCTTGTGATAATTTGATATTCAACAACCATGAAAATGGTGACCCTTTATTTGCTTTTATTGAACACTTCTCAAATGTAGAAGCTCAAGAAGAACAAACAGATGAAGAGTATCAAAATATGCCACCACTTGAAAAGGTGCAAAAACTATTACTTGATGGTGATAAAGATAGACTTCTTCCTTTAGTTGAGGAGTTAAGACATACAATAAAACCTGAAACAATAGTAAATGAGTGGCTAATTGATGGAATGAAAATCATCGGTGAATTATTTGGAAGTGGACAAATGCAGTTACCATTTGTTCTTCAAAGTGCTGAAACTATGAAAGCAACTGTTGATGCTTTAAACCCATATTTACCAAAAGAAGAAAAAGATAGTGAAACTACACTAATTTTAGGAACGGTAAGAGGTGATGTTCATGATGTTGGTAAAAATCTAGTAGATATTATTTTATCAAACAATGGATTCAAAGTTGTAAATGTAGGTATCAAAGCAGGTCTTGATACATTTATTGACAAATTGCAAGAGCATAATGCCCATGCAATTGGTATGAGTGGATTACTTGTTAAATCAACAGCTGTTATGAAAGAAAACTTAGAAGAGCTTCAAAGATTAGGAATCAAAGTTCCTGTACTTCTAGGAGGTGCTGCCTTAACTAAAAACTTTATTGATGAGTATTGCCGACCATTTTATGATGGACCAATTTTTTATTGTAGAGATGCTTTTGATGGTGTTGTTTCTATGCAAAGAATTGAAAAGGGTGATGAAAATAATACTGCCCTTGCTGCTGATTTAATAAAAATAGTTGATACAAGTAATAGAGTGGAAGAAGAAGCTGTTGTTATTCCTCCTTATGAAGAGATACCACTTCCTGAAAAAGGAACTTTTACTTTTCCTCCAATTTGGGATAGAGTTGCAAAAACTGGTGCAAAACTAGATAAAGAGTTAATTTTTAAATGGATAAATCATAGGGTTTTATTTAGACAAAGATGGGGATATAAAAGAGGAAAACAAGACTCAACAGCATTTTTAAAATATGAAGAAGAAGTAGTTGAACCAACATATCAAGCTTTAAAAGCTGAATTATTAGATAAAAATATTTTTGAACCTATTGCTATTTATGCTTATTATCCTTGTATTTCCCATGATAATAAACTTTATATTTTTGATAAAAAATATCTGTTTAATACCCTTGAAGAGTCAAAAAATGTACCACCTTTAAGTGAAGCTATAAAAGTATTGGAATTCCCAAGACAAAAAAGAAAACCTTTTAGATGTATTCCTGACTTTTTTGCAAATGATAGACTGGATGTTGTAGCCTTTACACTTGCAAGTGCTGGACTTAAAATCTCTGATTATGAAAGAAGTTTATACGACAAAGGTGAGTTTACAAAATACTATCAAGTTCATGGACTTGGAGTTGAACTTGCTGAAGCTTTAGCTGAGGTTTTACATAAACAAATTAGACTTGATTTAGATATCGTGCCAAAAGAGGGACACACTTTAAATGATGTTCAAATGAAACAATATGTAGGTTGCCGATATTCTCCAGGATATGCAGCTTGTCCAGATTTAGCAATGAACAGAGATATTTTTGATTTATTAAACCCTGAAGAGTTTGGAATAGAATTATCTGAAACTTTCCAAATGCACCCAGAACAAACAACATGCGCTATTGTGGTTACTCACAAAGAAGCAAACTACTATAATATTTAA
- a CDS encoding DMT family transporter — MTNNAKGLALTSLGILIMSLESLFIKFTTISPFLFSFYIGIFMFSSTMFTFIFKDKEHIKKAFKTSLPFLIICSIMMGSSNIFFITAIKTTTVANVVIIFSTAALFSALFAYLLYKEKVSRNIYFASFFMFVGLYIIFSDKLEVGSIKGNIFALLCTIFFSISFVFLSRYKDMNRVVLTAFSGISLSVIAFFFTDDLQIDSNTLLIIVIMGLLITPISRVLIGHGAKYISASEVSLLMLIETIMAPIWVWLFLNEIPSANTFIGGSLIIGTLIVNSVYTLKKGE; from the coding sequence TTGACAAATAATGCTAAAGGTTTAGCTCTTACCTCTTTAGGTATTTTAATAATGAGTCTGGAGTCACTTTTTATTAAATTTACAACAATATCTCCATTTTTATTTTCGTTTTATATCGGGATTTTTATGTTTTCATCAACGATGTTTACATTTATTTTTAAAGATAAAGAACATATAAAAAAAGCTTTTAAAACTTCGCTACCATTTTTGATTATATGTTCAATTATGATGGGTAGTTCAAATATATTTTTTATTACGGCAATCAAAACTACAACAGTAGCAAATGTAGTAATTATATTTAGTACAGCTGCTCTTTTTTCTGCTTTATTTGCGTATTTGTTATATAAAGAAAAAGTGAGCAGAAATATATATTTTGCTTCGTTTTTTATGTTTGTAGGACTTTATATAATTTTTAGTGATAAGTTGGAAGTGGGAAGTATAAAAGGAAATATTTTTGCATTGCTATGTACTATTTTCTTTTCAATTTCATTTGTTTTTTTATCACGTTATAAAGATATGAATAGGGTGGTTTTAACTGCTTTTAGTGGTATTTCTTTAAGTGTTATTGCTTTTTTCTTTACTGATGATTTGCAGATTGACTCAAATACTTTACTTATTATTGTGATAATGGGATTATTAATAACACCAATTTCGCGAGTTTTAATAGGACATGGAGCAAAATATATAAGTGCTAGCGAAGTGAGTCTTTTAATGTTAATAGAGACTATAATGGCACCTATTTGGGTTTGGTTATTTTTAAATGAAATACCAAGTGCAAATACTTTTATTGGTGGAAGTTTGATTATTGGAACATTGATTGTAAATTCAGTATATACTTTAAAGAAAGGGGAATAA
- a CDS encoding DoxX family protein, whose amino-acid sequence MTCCENKLESVLNEDIGKLILRFSIAGLMLFHGFAKLVHGIDGIKFLVTDAGLPEFIAYGVYISEIVFPILIILGLFTRISSLFFALNMVFAIYLAHSSEIFTIGKTGGLTIELALIYLLGAVSIMFIGAGKHSFDAKCKKCEIKN is encoded by the coding sequence ATGACTTGTTGTGAAAACAAATTAGAATCAGTTTTAAATGAAGATATAGGAAAATTGATTTTAAGATTTTCAATTGCTGGACTTATGTTATTTCATGGTTTTGCTAAATTAGTACATGGAATAGATGGAATAAAATTTTTAGTTACAGATGCAGGACTTCCTGAATTCATCGCTTATGGTGTTTATATTAGTGAAATCGTTTTCCCTATTTTAATCATTTTAGGTCTATTTACTAGAATATCATCATTATTTTTTGCATTAAATATGGTTTTTGCAATATATCTAGCTCATAGTAGTGAAATTTTCACTATTGGAAAAACAGGTGGTTTAACTATTGAATTAGCACTAATTTACCTATTAGGTGCAGTTTCAATTATGTTTATCGGAGCAGGAAAACATAGTTTTGATGCTAAGTGTAAAAAATGCGAGATTAAAAACTAA
- a CDS encoding DUF2238 domain-containing protein: protein MIKIWLFIYFSVFVWSLVNPKDLFTWFLEVLPAIIALIVLVFTYNKFRLTPLVYSLILIHCIILMVGGHYTYAQVPLFDFIKEFFHLDRNNYDKLGHFAQGFVPAMVAREIIIRKNIISGEAWRNFFIVCFCLAFSAFYELVEWWVAISSGEGANDFLGTQGYIWDTQSDMFWALIGSILALLILRKYHSKQLLNIKKI from the coding sequence ATGATTAAAATTTGGTTATTTATTTATTTCTCTGTCTTTGTTTGGTCACTTGTTAATCCAAAAGATTTATTCACTTGGTTTTTAGAAGTCTTACCTGCAATCATTGCTTTGATTGTTTTAGTTTTTACTTATAATAAATTCAGACTCACACCTTTAGTTTATTCACTTATTTTAATTCATTGTATTATTTTGATGGTTGGTGGTCACTATACTTATGCACAAGTTCCACTTTTTGATTTTATAAAAGAGTTTTTTCATCTAGACAGAAATAACTACGATAAGTTGGGACATTTTGCCCAAGGTTTTGTTCCAGCGATGGTGGCAAGAGAGATTATCATAAGAAAAAATATCATTTCTGGTGAAGCTTGGAGAAATTTCTTCATAGTTTGTTTTTGTTTAGCATTTTCTGCATTTTATGAACTTGTAGAGTGGTGGGTTGCTATTTCCTCAGGTGAAGGAGCAAATGATTTTTTAGGAACTCAAGGTTATATTTGGGATACTCAAAGTGATATGTTTTGGGCTTTAATTGGCTCTATTTTGGCTCTTTTAATCTTGCGAAAATATCATTCTAAACAATTACTTAACATAAAAAAGATATAA